In one Oryza glaberrima chromosome 2, OglaRS2, whole genome shotgun sequence genomic region, the following are encoded:
- the LOC127762684 gene encoding probable steroid-binding protein 3 yields MAAELTAAQLRAYDGSDPSKPIYVSVRGKVYDVTSGRGFYGPGGAYAIFAGREASRALGKMSKDDADVSGDLSGLSDKELGVLADWETKFQAKYPVVARLTE; encoded by the coding sequence atggcggcggagcTGACGGCGGCGCAGCTGCGGGCGTACGACGGGAGCGACCCATCGAAGCCGATCTACGTCTCCGTCCGCGGCAAGGTCTACGACGTCACCTCCGGCCGCGGCTTCTACGGCCCCGGCGGCGCCTACGCCATCTTCGCCGGCCGCGAGGCCAGCCGCGCGCTCGGCAAGATGTCCAAGGACGACGCCGACGTCTCCGGCGACCTCTCCGGCCTCTCCGACAAGGAGCTCGGCGTCCTCGCCGACTGGGAGACCAAGTTCCAGGCCAAGTACCCCGTCGTCGCCCGCCTCaccgaatga
- the LOC127762682 gene encoding uncharacterized protein LOC127762682, with the protein MVQHQYVPRKRRAERSLAPAAPAEIFNVEAEEGRAGDVPLHKRVKEELQLQPPPPSLQDMHILDGSSPLGLRLRKSPSLLELIQMKLAMENTKKKDIKSRSLIASERVKASNFAADFLKIGTWECTSQYEGDLVAKCYFAKHKLVWEVLDAGLKRKIEIQWSDIIALKATCPENGIGTLDLVLAGPPTFFKETDPQPRKHTLWQVASDFTGGQASINRRHILQCQSSLLSKNFEKLIQCDQRLNYLSLQPYMIDSPVFRPKTEGSIFENPNKSKSYHGFSYLEGEHESHLSKYIDHVSPCDFPLMSKKDGMKDDIANQQQSFSRPINWGASDVDLQVDVSQELKSPHPNSLSQARSLSIDDLLSHLDDCIVEQKPAGNNPSLPISEASSNELLEKITQQLLSDSHVAPASDEKRVMARVGSLLSLLQKDAVPANLPKFEPNDSGKIGVVEVGISSALDMGIANGTNPPGISRKDSYEELLSNLFNISEDFDD; encoded by the exons ATGGTGCAGCACCAGTATGTCCCGCGCAAGCGGCGGGCCGAGCGCTcgttggcgccggcggcgccggcggagatcTTCaacgtggaggcggaggagggcagGGCCGGCGATGTCCCCTTGCACAAGCGCGTCAAGgaggagctgcagctgcagccgccgccgccgtcactgcAG GACATGCACATCCTCGATGGAAGTAGCCCATTAGGGTTGAGATTAAGAAAAAGTCCATCTCTTTTGGAGCTGATTCAAATGAAGCTGGCAATGGAAAATACAAAAAAGAAAGACATAAAATCTAGGTCTCTTATTGCTAGTGAACGAGTGAAAGCTTCCAACTTTGCTGCAGATTTTTTGAAAATTGGCACTTGGGAG TGCACGTCACAGTATGAAGGTGATTTGGTGGCAAAATGCTACTTTGCTAAGCATAAGCTTGTCTGGGAAGTTCTGGATGCTGGTCTCAAGAGAAAGATAGAAATTCAGTGGTCAGATATTATTGCTTTGAAGGCAACTTGCCCTGAGAATGGAATTGGAACCCTGGATCTTGTG TTGGCCGGACcaccaactttcttcaaagagACTGATCCTCAACCAAGAAAACATACACTGTGGCAAGTTGCATCAGATTTCACTGGTGGGCAAGCAAGCATAAACAG GAGGCATATTCTACAGTGTCAATCAAGTTTATTAAGCAAGAACTTTGAAAAGCTTATTCAGTGTGATCAGCGACTAAATTATTTGAGCCTCCAACCATATATGATAGACTCTCCTGTTTTCAGACCTAAAACGGAAGGCTCTATATtcgaaaatccaaataaatcaaaGAGCTATCATGGTTTTAGTTACTTGGAAGGTGAACATGAATCCCACTTATCCAAGTATATTGATCATGTATCACCATGTGATTTTCCTTTAATGTCTAAAAAGGATGGAATGAAGGACGATATTGCGAACCAACAACAGTCATTTTCTCGACCAATCAATTGGG GAGCCAGTGATGTAGATTTGCAAGTTGATGTATCTCAAGAACTGAAGAGCCCTCACCCCAACTCATTGAGTCAAGCTAGATCCTTGTCCATAGATGACTTGTTAAGCCATCTAGATGATTGCATAGTTGAGCAAAAGCCTGCAGGGAATAACCCTTCATTGCCCATTAGTGAGGCATCATCCAATGAATTGTTGGAGAAGATTACCCAGCAGCTTTTGAGCGACTCACATGTTGCACCAGCCTCAGATGAGAAACGGGTGATGGCAAGGGTTGGCTCTCTTCTTTCTCTGCTTCAGAAAGACGCAGTGCCAGCCAATTTACCCAAGTTTGAGCCCAATGACAGCGGCAAGATTGGTGTAGTTGAAGTGGGAATCAGCTCAGCACTTGATATGGGAATCGCAAATGGCACAAACCCTCCTGGCATCTCAAGAAAGGATTCCTACGAGGAGCTTTTGTCAAACTTGTTCAACATATCAGAGGATTTCGATGACTGA
- the LOC127762683 gene encoding protein HEADING DATE REPRESSOR 1: MEEPASADPPRIFWKSRRRSASANGRSLQQELNKEAADEQLNNQAHEEAMKIDDANAVSTDDDVHPDPKANLSEKRKALFEPLEPINGKRSSAEMLLPPPDFEPASYPKGWLVGKKRKLVNVDVVESMRRIAIQEMNRKDREINGLNEQLEEDSRVLELLQKQLADERKKRTEIEKENSMLHEQVSMLMNMLDENEAFDEEGEAPPPDTL; encoded by the exons ATGGAGGAGCCGGCCTCGGCTGATCCCCCGCGGATTTTCTGGAAGTCGAGGAGGAGATCAGCCTCAG CCAATGGCCGGAGCTTGCAACAAGAACTTAACAAAGAGGCTGCTGATGAACAACTGAACAATCAGGCTCATGAAGAGGCCATGAAAATAGATGATGCAAATGCAGTAAGTACTGACGACGATGTTCATCCAGATCCAAAAGCTAACTTATCTGAGAAGCGGAAGGCGCTGTTTGAGCCTTTGGAACCAATCAACGGCAAGCGCAGTTCTGCTGAAATGTTGCTCCCACCACCAGACTTTGAGCCCGCGTCATATCCCAAGGGATGGCTGGTTGGCAAGAAACGCAAGCTTGTGAATGTTGATGTGGTGGAGAGCATGAGGAGGATAGCAATCCAAGAAATGAACAGAAAG GACCGTGAGATCAATGGCCTGAATGAACAGTTGGAAGAAGACTCCCGAGTGCTTGAGCTTCTACAAAAGCAGCTCGCAGATGAGCGTAAGAAGCGAACGGAGATAGAGAAGGAAAATTCCATGCTTCATGAGCAGGTATCTATGCTGATGAACATGCTCGATGAAAATGAAGCCTTTGATGAGGagggagaagcaccaccacCTGATACCTTATAG
- the LOC127764809 gene encoding uncharacterized protein LOC127764809 isoform X2, with protein sequence MRSDAGHAEPSCSTPAHHQVFRPVTRSMTRKPTAAAASSDVKGGESASTSKRRDSTDPCFSTQSAAARPSVTRVRTPHKVASSAWKPLTQPIVMSEDLKRASVPSTNPSAKRSRVASSQAAEDSPTVHRGKKRNEESASKGDQLDGAVIPSPSKKLQTGKSPSDVLPKRKPTIRNKDGKLAAPLSMVKLETESGESSVIASSKIGPATTNDNCQSAELAQQLQLDTKNNSNDIITEAIAYRTNQADLLVAPVTTDAIASGSSQVNLSAFPVTAEAIPNRTHQVNHSAGPLNIKAMINRTSLVNKPVAPVNAKAIANRAQQVAAHNKLPSPVIAAPRQNLQDDLQRKLAKLLIARKQPSGQAGATAPLVTPKLEIGKAKGSSSNVLSDPAYANVKALLIKQQEQLLQQFKSANSQPQVHIKGPALTDKDEAPPVEPLGTRCQLCKLDIAFRPQGDDARDNAPPVAAVLGCHHAFHSSCIEAIYGLAEPSQCIGCLDSAKA encoded by the exons A TGAGGAGCGATGCTGGCCATGCTGAGCCATCTTGCAGCACACCTGCTCATCATCAGGTTTTCCGCCCTGTTACTCGGTCTATGACCCGTAAgcctactgctgctgctgcttcatcTGATGTGAAGGGAGGAGAATCTGCTAGTACAAGCAAGCGTAGAGATTCTACAGACCCTTGCTTTAGCACCCAATCTGCTGCTGCAAGACCATCTGTAACCCGTGTCCGCACCCCTCATAAAGTGGCTTCATCTGCTTGGAAGCCCCTTACCCAGCCTATTGTTATGAGTGAAGACCTGAAGCGGGCAAGCGTTCCTTCAACCAATCCTTCTGCCAAGCGCTCCAGAGTTGCTTCGTCTCAAGCTGCTGAAGATAGCCCAACTGTTCACAGAG GCAAAAAGAGAAATGAAGAAAGCGCGAGCAAAGGTGATCAGTTGGATGGGGCAGTCATCCCATCTCCATCAAAGAAGCTGCAAACGGGCAAGAGCCCTTCTGATGTACTTCCAAAAAGGAAACCAACTATCAGAAATAAGGACGGTAAATTAGCTGCTCCACTGTCTATGGTTAAGTTGGAGACTGAAAGCGGAGAGAGTTCTGTCATTGCTTCCTCAAAAATTGGTCCTGCTACTACAAATGACAATTGTCAGTCAGCTGAACTTGcacagcagctgcagcttgatacaaaaaataattccaaTGATATCATTACAGAAGCTATTGCCTATAGAACAAACCAAGCTGATCTGCTTGTTGCTCCAGTCACTACTGATGCTATTGCCAGCGGATCAAGCCAAGTCAATCTGTCGGCTTTTCCAGTCACTGCAGAAGCTATACCCAACAGAACTCACCAAGTCAACCACTCAGCTGGTCCATTAAATATAAAAGCTATGATCAACAGAACAAGCCTTGTTAATAAACCAGTTGCTCCAGTCAATGCCAAAGCTATTGCCAACAGAGCACAGCAAGTTGCTGCACACAATAAGTTGCCTTCTCCGGTCATTGCAGCTCCCAGACAAAACTTGCAAGATGATCTTCAAAGGAAGCTTGCTAAGTTACTCATTGCTAGGAAACAGCCCAGTGGCCAGGCTGGTGCAACTGCTCCATTGGTCACACCGAAACTAGAGATCGGGAAAGCTAAGGGCTCGTCATCCAATGTTCTCTCAGATCCTGCTTACGCGAACGTGAAGGCATTGTTGATCAAGCAGCAAGAACAGCTGCTGCAGCAATTTAAATCGGCAAATTCACAACCGCAGGTCCACATCAAAGGACCAG CTCTGACGGACAAGGATGAGGCGCCACCAGTTGAGCCATTGGGGACAAGGTGCCAGCTGTGCAAGCTCGATATAGCATTCAGGCCTCAAGGTGACGATGCTCGCGACAATGCTCCTCCAGTCGCGGCCGTCCTGGGCTGCCACCATGCATTCCATAGCAGCTGCATTGAGGCCATTTACGGCCTCGCTGAGCCTTCCCAGTGTATTGGCTGCCTTGATTCTGCCAAGGCCTGA
- the LOC127764809 gene encoding uncharacterized protein LOC127764809 isoform X1 — protein sequence MPRASRAPNPPPPAAAAAENVRSDAGHAEPSCSTPAHHQVFRPVTRSMTRKPTAAAASSDVKGGESASTSKRRDSTDPCFSTQSAAARPSVTRVRTPHKVASSAWKPLTQPIVMSEDLKRASVPSTNPSAKRSRVASSQAAEDSPTVHRGKKRNEESASKGDQLDGAVIPSPSKKLQTGKSPSDVLPKRKPTIRNKDGKLAAPLSMVKLETESGESSVIASSKIGPATTNDNCQSAELAQQLQLDTKNNSNDIITEAIAYRTNQADLLVAPVTTDAIASGSSQVNLSAFPVTAEAIPNRTHQVNHSAGPLNIKAMINRTSLVNKPVAPVNAKAIANRAQQVAAHNKLPSPVIAAPRQNLQDDLQRKLAKLLIARKQPSGQAGATAPLVTPKLEIGKAKGSSSNVLSDPAYANVKALLIKQQEQLLQQFKSANSQPQVHIKGPALTDKDEAPPVEPLGTRCQLCKLDIAFRPQGDDARDNAPPVAAVLGCHHAFHSSCIEAIYGLAEPSQCIGCLDSAKA from the exons ATGCCGCGCGCCTCCAGGGCCCCGaatccccctccccccgccgccgccgccgcggagaatG TGAGGAGCGATGCTGGCCATGCTGAGCCATCTTGCAGCACACCTGCTCATCATCAGGTTTTCCGCCCTGTTACTCGGTCTATGACCCGTAAgcctactgctgctgctgcttcatcTGATGTGAAGGGAGGAGAATCTGCTAGTACAAGCAAGCGTAGAGATTCTACAGACCCTTGCTTTAGCACCCAATCTGCTGCTGCAAGACCATCTGTAACCCGTGTCCGCACCCCTCATAAAGTGGCTTCATCTGCTTGGAAGCCCCTTACCCAGCCTATTGTTATGAGTGAAGACCTGAAGCGGGCAAGCGTTCCTTCAACCAATCCTTCTGCCAAGCGCTCCAGAGTTGCTTCGTCTCAAGCTGCTGAAGATAGCCCAACTGTTCACAGAG GCAAAAAGAGAAATGAAGAAAGCGCGAGCAAAGGTGATCAGTTGGATGGGGCAGTCATCCCATCTCCATCAAAGAAGCTGCAAACGGGCAAGAGCCCTTCTGATGTACTTCCAAAAAGGAAACCAACTATCAGAAATAAGGACGGTAAATTAGCTGCTCCACTGTCTATGGTTAAGTTGGAGACTGAAAGCGGAGAGAGTTCTGTCATTGCTTCCTCAAAAATTGGTCCTGCTACTACAAATGACAATTGTCAGTCAGCTGAACTTGcacagcagctgcagcttgatacaaaaaataattccaaTGATATCATTACAGAAGCTATTGCCTATAGAACAAACCAAGCTGATCTGCTTGTTGCTCCAGTCACTACTGATGCTATTGCCAGCGGATCAAGCCAAGTCAATCTGTCGGCTTTTCCAGTCACTGCAGAAGCTATACCCAACAGAACTCACCAAGTCAACCACTCAGCTGGTCCATTAAATATAAAAGCTATGATCAACAGAACAAGCCTTGTTAATAAACCAGTTGCTCCAGTCAATGCCAAAGCTATTGCCAACAGAGCACAGCAAGTTGCTGCACACAATAAGTTGCCTTCTCCGGTCATTGCAGCTCCCAGACAAAACTTGCAAGATGATCTTCAAAGGAAGCTTGCTAAGTTACTCATTGCTAGGAAACAGCCCAGTGGCCAGGCTGGTGCAACTGCTCCATTGGTCACACCGAAACTAGAGATCGGGAAAGCTAAGGGCTCGTCATCCAATGTTCTCTCAGATCCTGCTTACGCGAACGTGAAGGCATTGTTGATCAAGCAGCAAGAACAGCTGCTGCAGCAATTTAAATCGGCAAATTCACAACCGCAGGTCCACATCAAAGGACCAG CTCTGACGGACAAGGATGAGGCGCCACCAGTTGAGCCATTGGGGACAAGGTGCCAGCTGTGCAAGCTCGATATAGCATTCAGGCCTCAAGGTGACGATGCTCGCGACAATGCTCCTCCAGTCGCGGCCGTCCTGGGCTGCCACCATGCATTCCATAGCAGCTGCATTGAGGCCATTTACGGCCTCGCTGAGCCTTCCCAGTGTATTGGCTGCCTTGATTCTGCCAAGGCCTGA